The window ATCATCCGCTCGCGCGTCGCGACGACCGCGGCGATCGCCGAGGCGATCCGTCGCGCGGCCGCTCCCCCGGCCCTGTGGGTGAACTCGTCGACCGCGACGATCTACCGGCACGCGATGGATCGTCCCCAGACCGAGCGCGAGGGTGAACTCGGCTCGGGCTTCTCGGTCGACGTGGCGCGGGCGTGGGAGGCGGAGCTGTTCCGCGACGAGCTGCCCGCGACGCGACGCGTCGCGATGCGCTCCGCGATCGTGCTCGGCTCGGGCGGCGTGCTGCCCGTGCTGCGCACGCTCGCCCGCGCGGGCCTCGGCGGCTCGGCCTGGGACGGGCCCTGGCCGGTGTCGGCGGCACGCCGCGCCGCAGGCACGGCCCACGACCCGGGCTCGCGCCGCGGCGAGCAGCGATTCAGCTGGATCCACCTCGGCGACATCGCGCGGATCATCGACTTCCTCGAGACCCGGCCCGACATCGAGGGCCCGGTGAACGCGTCGAGCCCGCACCCCGTCACGAACCGGCGCCTCATGGCGCTCGTCCGTCGGCACGAGCGGGCGCTCGTCGGCCCCCCACTGCAGCGCTGGATGCTCGAGCTGGGCGCCGTCGCGCTGCGGACCGAGACCGAACTCATCCTCAAGAGCAGGTGGGTCGTGCCGCAGCGCCTGCTCGAGGCCGGCTACCGTTTCCACCACCCGCGACTCGACGGCGCGATCGGCTCGATCGTGGCGGCCGAGCGATCGGGAGCCGGAGAGACCGACGCGCCGCCGAGCGCCGACGAGTCGACGGAGGCCGCGGCGGCGTGAGTGGCGGGATCGTCGTCGTCGGATCGGTGAACGCCGATCTGCTCGTTCGTGTCGCGCGTCTCCCCGGGCCCGGCGAGACGCTGCTCGCGACGTCGAGCGAGGTGCGTCCGGGCGGGAAGGGCGCGAACCAGGCGGTCGCCGCGGCGCTGCTCGGGGCGCCGGTCACGATGATCGGGGCGGTCGGCGACGATGCACACGCGGCGATCGCGACGAGCGGGCTCGAGCGTGCCGGGGTGGATCTCGCGCGGCTCACTCGCGTCGCGGGTCCGACGGGGCTCGCGATCGTGCAGGTCGACGATCGGGGCGAGAACTCGATCGTGGTGGTTCCGGGAGCGAACGCCACGGTCGGGCCCGAGCTCGTCGCCCGGCATCGCGAACGCATCGCGTCGGCGGATGTCGTCGTCCTCCAGGGCGAGCTGCCGGGCGAGACGGTCGAGGCGGCGGCGCGCACCGCGGGCGGTCGACTCGTGTTGAACCTCGCGCCGGTCGTCGCGATCGATCTGGCAGTGGTCCGTTCCGCCGATCCGCTCGTCGTGAACGAGCACGAGGCGGCGCTCGTGCTCGATCTGCTGGGCGGGGTCGAGCTGGTGGGCGGGGTCGAGCGCGCCGGTGCCGGAGCGGAGGCCGGGGTGGACGTGCCGATGTCCGTCCCCGACGCCTCGACACGGCGCGGCGACCGGGATGCCGACGACGCACGTGCGCACGGCACCCGCGTCGACGACCCACGCGACGCCGTTGTGACCGACAGGTCGGATGCCGCCGATCCGGAGCGACTCGTCGATGCCCTGCTCGCTGCCGGGGTGCATTCGGTGGTCCTCACGGTCGGCACCGACGGCGCCGTGATCGGGACGGTCACCACGGACGGACCGCGCACGGTGCGCGTGCCCGCTCCGAACGTGACCGCGGTGGACACGACCGGCGCGGGCGACGCGTTCACGGGAGCGCTCGCCGTCGCGCTGCTGCGGGGCGACGGGCTGCACGCCGCGGCCGCATACGCGGTCAGGGTCGGTGCGTTCGCGGTCGGTGGTCCCGGTGCACAGGACGCGTATCCGACGACCGAAGACGAGCTCCCGGCTTCGCACTGACCGCACACTGACGCCGAGCCCCCGGTAGGCACCGACGCCACGCCGACGCAGAGCCCCCGGCTACGCACCGACGCTATGCCGAGAGCGGAGGCCTATCGAAGCGCCCACGGCGGGGCCCGAGCCGACGTCCGGCCGCGCACGACGTCGCGCGGACACATTGATCTCGTTCCCGTGCCGGACCGTCCGGTCGTGCGCGCCGCCTGACGGAGCGTCCGTCCCGCAACCCTGCGACCCTGCGCGCGATCGCCCGATCCCACGGATCACGCCGCGGCGGTGTCGATCCGGATCGCCGGGTGCGATCGACGTTCAGCGCAGAACGGCCCAGCCGCGCGGCGCGATGGCCACCGTCGCGCCGTCGAGCCGGGCGTCGCCGGCCCCGACCGTCGATGCGCGCAGCCCCTCGATCGCGAGCTCATCGTCACCGAGATTGATCACCGTGACGAGCGCGTCGGTGTCGGTGGCGGTGCGCAGTGCGAGCGAGGTGTTCGTGAGGTGTTCGACCTCGGTGCGGGCCGTGTGCAGCCACGGGTGACGTCGCCGGAGCGCGACGAGCGTGCGGGTCGCGTCGAGCACGCGACGCGCGTCCGGAGCGAGCTCAGCGTCGGCCGGCGCGTTCGGCGGGAACTCGGGGCGGACCGCGTCGTCGCCGCCGAGCCGCTCCTCCTTGACGCCCTCGAACGCGAGTTCGTCGCCCGCGTAGAGCATGGGCGTCCCGGCGACCGTGAAGAGCACGGCGAGTGCGTGCGGGACGAACTCGGGCCCGATCGCGGTCGCGATGCGCGTCACGTCGTGGTTGCCGATGAAGGTGGTCGGGACGTATGTGTCGAGGAGGGCGTCGTGGCGGCCGATCGCGTGGGCGAGCTCGAACAGATTGCGGTCGGCGATCGCGTGCCAGATGCCCTGCCAGAGTTCGTACTGGGTGAGCGAGTCCATCGTCGAGGTCGCGACGATCGCGGCACCGTCGCCGTGGATCACCTCGCCCGAGAACCACGCGTCGGGGTGACGCTCGCGGACGCGTGGCAGGACGCGCCCCCAGAACGCCGGGTCGACGGCGTAGGCGGCATCGAGCCGCCAACCGTCGGCGCCGCGGTCGAGCCAGGTGGTCATGACGTCGACGACGAGGTCCTCGACGGCGGGTGAGGTGTGGTCGAGGGCGACGAGGGACTCGTGCCCCTCGAACACGTCCGCGCGGACGGGATCGCCCGGGCGCCGGTCGTCGCTGTCGATGCGGAACAGCTCGGCGCTCGCCGACGCGGGCCCGTCGGCTTCGACGTCTCGGAAGGCGGGGTGCGCACGGCCGACGTGGTTGAAGACCCCGTCGAGGAGGAGTCGGATGCCGCGCTCGCGGCAGGCGGCGACGAGCCGG is drawn from Pseudoclavibacter chungangensis and contains these coding sequences:
- a CDS encoding DUF1731 domain-containing protein: MSAGAPDGRVVIGGAGGFMGHALANRARRAGREVVTVGRAGSDLTWDDPDGLARAVDGASLVLGLAGKSVDCRYTPPNRAEIIRSRVATTAAIAEAIRRAAAPPALWVNSSTATIYRHAMDRPQTEREGELGSGFSVDVARAWEAELFRDELPATRRVAMRSAIVLGSGGVLPVLRTLARAGLGGSAWDGPWPVSAARRAAGTAHDPGSRRGEQRFSWIHLGDIARIIDFLETRPDIEGPVNASSPHPVTNRRLMALVRRHERALVGPPLQRWMLELGAVALRTETELILKSRWVVPQRLLEAGYRFHHPRLDGAIGSIVAAERSGAGETDAPPSADESTEAAAA
- a CDS encoding ribokinase, which codes for MSGGIVVVGSVNADLLVRVARLPGPGETLLATSSEVRPGGKGANQAVAAALLGAPVTMIGAVGDDAHAAIATSGLERAGVDLARLTRVAGPTGLAIVQVDDRGENSIVVVPGANATVGPELVARHRERIASADVVVLQGELPGETVEAAARTAGGRLVLNLAPVVAIDLAVVRSADPLVVNEHEAALVLDLLGGVELVGGVERAGAGAEAGVDVPMSVPDASTRRGDRDADDARAHGTRVDDPRDAVVTDRSDAADPERLVDALLAAGVHSVVLTVGTDGAVIGTVTTDGPRTVRVPAPNVTAVDTTGAGDAFTGALAVALLRGDGLHAAAAYAVRVGAFAVGGPGAQDAYPTTEDELPASH
- a CDS encoding alpha-amylase family protein; translated protein: MWWHLYPLGFLGAPIRPDDDPTTRPVEHRLERLEPWLDHLIDLGLNGLALGPIFASSTHGYDTVEHHRIDPRLGDDADFDRLVAACRERGIRLLLDGVFNHVGRAHPAFRDVEADGPASASAELFRIDSDDRRPGDPVRADVFEGHESLVALDHTSPAVEDLVVDVMTTWLDRGADGWRLDAAYAVDPAFWGRVLPRVRERHPDAWFSGEVIHGDGAAIVATSTMDSLTQYELWQGIWHAIADRNLFELAHAIGRHDALLDTYVPTTFIGNHDVTRIATAIGPEFVPHALAVLFTVAGTPMLYAGDELAFEGVKEERLGGDDAVRPEFPPNAPADAELAPDARRVLDATRTLVALRRRHPWLHTARTEVEHLTNTSLALRTATDTDALVTVINLGDDELAIEGLRASTVGAGDARLDGATVAIAPRGWAVLR